In Papaver somniferum cultivar HN1 chromosome 1, ASM357369v1, whole genome shotgun sequence, a genomic segment contains:
- the LOC113358097 gene encoding pentatricopeptide repeat-containing protein At4g31850, chloroplastic-like, producing MNSEKQARKMSALRRVISHHSSSLNPPRLVLLGNRFYVSNTSHLVSAVVNECNSGKIKKLDHALFYLDKLVALHPFPPNTAPFNHLLNSLCKLKYHSDVMILYKRMNLVGFKPCLITFNILINSCCQSKNTGTGFSLFGGVLKRGYNPDVYTFTYLIKGLCLQTKIHCAMKLFDRMIEMGIEPNDCTCVALITGLCRTGYIGLALKVQTNMVIWNNFEPNVYSYGVIIDSLCKGGLLDDALNLFLQMINDAKVVLNVVVYNTLINGLCNSDRLTEAVRLFDGMSSRGVSADALTYTFLICGFCKRGLWKETKRYFDAMAENGVSPSVVNLNILIDSLCKERKIEAAYGIFEEMIKLGTEPDVCTYNLLIGGLCLVGKLKEARRMFDSMVAKGLEHSVYSFSILINGYCKRSGLDEAMQLFKKMQKKGLKPNLVTYNTLIAGLCKVGKLKTAQSLLIEMQSSGVSQDILTYNAILDGLCKSQCIDEAIELFGSMEDKGLEIDIQFYNTLMNGLCRCGNFGKAMELFCEISKKGLVPDIVTFNTLISAVCKEGMFLEAENFIREMENKGFVPDAITFDTIVKGLLEEKHVAKALEFLKEMRARKFSPSNAVKSLLISSLSADQLKNLGFPEPRCKCSETRPDKKKMSALRGVISDHSSLLLHPPHLVLLGSRSYASATSHLASLVIDECNSGKIKKLDDALFYLDKFVALQNPLPSRTTAFNLLLNSLCKLKSYSDVMILYNKMNLIGFKPCLITFNILINSCSQSKNTDTGFSLFGGIIKKGYDPDMYTFTYLIRGLCLQSKLQSAIKLFDKMIEMGYESDAYSYGIFIDSLCKGGLVGQALDNFSKMINNAKVVLNVVVYNTLINGLCNSDRLDEAVRLFDGMSSQGVSANALTYTFLIRGFCKRGLWKETKRYFDAMVGNGILPTVVTLNVLIDSLCKVGNAEGAFGIFDEMVKLGIKPDASTYNPLMSGLCFAGKLEEARSLFDSMVAKGIQQDARNFSILINWYYKSSRLDEALQLFNQMQKKGLKPDLITYNTLLACLCQVGKVGTAQSLLTEMQSSGVSPDIWSYNTLIAGLCHGGKVRTAQSLLSDMQSSGASPDKFTYNSILDGLCRSGRINEAIELFGSMEDKGLGTDIWSYNILINGVCRSGDFVKAKELFCEISDKGLAPNTVTYTTLISAACKQGMSLEAEKLIREMENKGCVPSGVTYDIIVKGLLEEKHVAKALEFVKEMRERKFSPGSAVKSLLINSLSADQLENIGFPVD from the exons ATGAATAGTGAAAAACAAGCAAGAAAAATGAGTGCCCTCAGAAGGGTAATCTCCCATCATTCTTCATCACTGAATCCTCCTCGTCTGGTTCTTCTCGGAAATAGATTTTATGTTTCAAATACTTCCCATTTGGTAAGTGCAGTGGTTAATGAATGCAACTCTGGCAAAATCAAGAAACTGGATCATGCTTTATTTTACTTGGATAAATTAGTTGCACTGCACCCATTTCCACCTAATACTGCTCCATTCAATCATTTACTGAATTCACTTTGCAAACTTAAATATCATTCAGATGTAATGATCTTGTATAAGAGAATGAATTTGGTTGGGTTCAAACCCTGTCTCATTACATTCAACATTTTGATTAACAGTTGTTGTCAATCCAAGAATACTGGCACTGGATTCAGCTTGTTTGGGGGTGTTCTGAAGAGGGGTTATAATCCTGATGTATATACTTTCACATATTTGATCAAAGGGTTGTGTTTGCAGACAAAGATTCATTGTGCCATGAAACTGTTTGACAGAATGATTGAGATGGGAATTGAACCAAATGACTGCACATGTGTAGCTTTAATTACTGGGCTGTGTAGAACTGGCTATATAGGTCTTGCTCTTAAGGTGCAAACCAACATGGTTATATGGAATAACTTCGAGCCGAATGTTTATTCCTATGGTGTAATCATAGATTCTCTATGCAAAGGAGGTTTACTCGACGACGCTTTGAATCTGTTCTTGCAAATGATAAATGATGCAAAAGTAGTGCTGAATGTTGTTGTTTATAACACATTGATTAATGGTCTTTGCAACTCTGACAGGTTAACTGAGGCTGTAAGACTCTTCGATGGCATGTCTAGCCGAGGGGTCTCTGCAGATGCACTTACTTACACTTTTCTGATTTGTGGATTTTGCAAACGCGGGTTGTGGAAGGAAACAAAGCGATATTTTGATGCAATGGCGGAGAATGGAGTTTCGCCGTCGGTAGTTAATCTGAATATATTGATAGATTCTCTGTGCAAGGAAAGGAAAATAGAAGCAGCTTATGGGATATTTGAAGAGATGATCAAGTTAGGCACAGAACCTGATGTATGTACTTATAATTTGCTCATAGGCGGTCTGTGTTTGGTGGGTAAGCTTAAGGAGGCACGAAGAATGTTTGATTCAATGGTGGCTAAGGGACTTGAACATAGTGTTTACAGCTTCAGTATACTGATTAACGGGTATTGCAAGAGATCTGGGTTGGATGAAGCTATGCAACTCTTCAAGAAAATGCAGAAGAAGGGATTGAAACCCAACCTAGTTACTTACAATACACTAATAGCAGGACTATGCAAGGTCGGAAAACTTAAAACTGCACAGAGCTTGCTAATTGAGATGCAATCTAGTGGTGTGTCTCAGGATATTCTTACGTACAATGCAATACTGGATGGACTTTGTAAGAGTCAATGTATTGATGAGGCAATTGAATTATTCGGGTCCATGGAAGATAAAGGGTTGGAAATTGACATTCAGTTTTACAATACATTGATGAATGGGCTGTGCAGATGTGGGAACTTTGGGAAGGCAATGGAACTGTTTTGCGAAATCTCAAAGAAAGGATTGGTTCCTGACATTGTAACATTTAACACTTTGATCAGTGCCGTGTGCAAAGAAGGAATGTTTCTTGAAGCCGAAAATTTTATCAGGGAAATGGAAAACAAAGGTTTTGTACCAGATGCTATCACGTTCGATACCATTGTCAAGGGTCTTCTCGAAGAAAAACATGTCGCCAAGGCATTAGAGTTTCTTAAAGAAATGCGTGCAAGGAAATTCTCACCGAGCAATGCTGTTAAATCCCTGTTAATCAGTTCTCTGTCTGCGGATCAACTCAAAAACTTAGGATTCCCTGAACCTAG ATGTAAATGTAGTGAAACAAGACCTGATAAGAAAAAAATGAGTGCCCTAAGAGGGGTCATCTCCGATCATTCTTCATTATTACTGCATCCTCCTCATCTGGTTCTACTTGGCAGTAGAAGTTATGCTTCTGCTACATCCCATTTGGCAAGTCTAGTGATTGATGAATGCAACTCTGGCAAAATCAAGAAACTGGATGATGCTTTATTTTACTTGGATAAATTTGTTGCACTTCAAAACCCATTGCCATCTAGAACAACTGCATTCAACCTTTTATTGAATTCACTGTGCAAACTTAAATCTTATTCAGATGTTATGATCTTGTATAACAAGATGAATTTGATTGGGTTCAAGCCCTGTCTCAtcacattcaacattttgattAACAGTTGTTCCCAATCCAAGAATACTGATACTGGGTTCAGCTTGTTTGGGGGAATCATAAAGAAGGGTTATGATCCTGATATGTATACTTTTACTTATTTGATCAGAGGGTTGTGTTTGCAGAGTAAACTTCAAAGTGCCATTAAACTGTTTGACAAAATGATTGAGATGGGATATGAATCAGATGCTTATTCATACGGTATATTCATAGATTCTCTGTGCAAAGGAGGGCTAGTTGGACAGGCTTTGGATAACTTTTCTAAGATGATAAATAACGCAAAAGTAGTACTGAATGTTGTTGTTTATAACACATTGATTAATGGTCTTTGCAATTCTGACAGGCTAGATGAGGCTGTAAGACTCTTCGATGGCATGTCCAGTCAAGGGGTCTCTGCAAATGCACTTACTTACACTTTTCTAATTCGTGGATTTTGCAAACGCGGGTTGTGGAAGGAAACAAAGCGATATTTTGACGCAATGGTGGGGAATGGGATTCTGCCCACCGTAGTTACTTTGAATGTATTGATAGATTCTCTGTGCAAAGTAGGAAATGCAGAAGGAGCTTTTGGGATATTTGATGAGATGGTCAAGTTGGGAATAAAACCTGATGCATCTACTTATAATCCGCTCATGAGCGGTCTGTGTTTCGCAGGTAAGCTAGAAGAGGCGCGGAGCTTGTTTGATTCAATGGTAGCTAAGGGCATTCAACAAGATGCTCGTAACTTCAGTATATTGATTAATTGGTATTACAAGAGTTCTAGGTTGGATGAAGCTCTTCAACTCTTCAACCAAATGCAAAAGAAGGGATTGAAACCTGACCTAATTACTTATAATACACTATTAGCCTGCCTATGCCAAGTCGGGAAGGTTGGAACTGCTCAGAGCTTGCTAACTGAGATGCAATCTAGTGGTGTATCTCCAGATATTTGGTCTTATAATACACTAATAGCCGGCCTATGCCACGGCGGAAAAGTTAGAACTGCGCAGAGCTTATTAAGTGATATGCAATCTAGTGGTGCATCTCCAGATAAATTTACATACAATTCAATACTGGATGGACTTTGTAGGAGTGGACGTATTAACGAGgcaattgaattatttggatccATGGAAGATAAAGGGTTGGGAACTGACATTTGGTCTTATAATATATTGATCAATGGGGTGTGCAGATCTGGAGACTTTGTGAAGGCAAAGGAactattttgtgaaatctcagaCAAAGGATTAGCTCCTAACACAGTAACATATACAACTTTGATCAGTGCTGCGTGCAAACAAGGGATGTCTCTTGAGGCTGAAAAATTGATCAGGGAAATGGAAAACAAAGGTTGTGTACCAAGTGGTGTGACGTATGATATCATTGTCAAGGGTcttcttgaagaaaaacatgttGCGAAAGCATTGGAGTTTGTTAAAGAGATGCGTGAAAGGAAATTCTCACCGGGTAGTGCTGTTAAATCCCTGTTAATCAATTCTCTGTCTGCAGATCAACTCGAAAACATAGGATTCCCGGTAGACTGA